In a single window of the Helicobacteraceae bacterium genome:
- a CDS encoding RluA family pseudouridine synthase, producing the protein MPYKLYEITLTRPTKAVFALTEALNIDRAKAQRLIDKGRVKLNGEKLAIKTEVEGALSALVFYAKPSGLKPFFIASSFAVFEKPSGILTHPNGFDCDSTLLDDAKAIFGAKAQLCHRLDRETSGLIVVSRDEKTEAAIKDQFASRLAKKTYLAFVRGAIKTKRLIDAPIAVGSKERNDKLGLPKVMGAISFSQGKEARTLINPLRYFADLDATLIEAFPIGGRTHQIRLHLQHIGAPILGDALYGADVETARSWLDKTLKRADRVAKTGADRLMLHADSVEFFYGSRFFIKSRVDFDKAALLRAVKTDVAR; encoded by the coding sequence GTGCCTTATAAACTATACGAAATTACATTAACTCGTCCTACAAAAGCGGTTTTCGCTCTAACGGAGGCGCTGAATATCGATCGCGCTAAGGCGCAACGGCTAATCGACAAAGGCAGGGTAAAGTTAAACGGCGAGAAACTAGCGATTAAAACGGAGGTTGAGGGCGCGTTAAGCGCGCTTGTTTTCTACGCGAAGCCAAGCGGCTTAAAGCCGTTTTTTATAGCGTCGAGCTTCGCCGTTTTTGAAAAGCCCTCAGGCATTTTGACGCACCCAAACGGCTTTGACTGCGACTCGACGCTGCTTGACGACGCAAAGGCGATCTTCGGAGCGAAAGCGCAGCTATGCCATCGTCTGGATCGAGAAACAAGCGGGCTAATCGTGGTTTCGCGCGACGAAAAGACCGAAGCGGCAATTAAAGATCAGTTTGCGTCCCGACTTGCTAAGAAAACCTATCTCGCCTTTGTTAGAGGAGCGATCAAAACCAAAAGGCTAATCGACGCGCCGATCGCGGTAGGCTCTAAAGAGCGCAACGATAAACTCGGCCTACCCAAAGTTATGGGAGCGATTAGTTTCTCGCAAGGAAAAGAGGCTAGAACGCTGATTAACCCGCTAAGATACTTTGCCGATCTGGACGCGACGTTGATCGAGGCGTTTCCAATCGGCGGCAGAACGCACCAAATTCGCCTTCATCTACAACATATCGGCGCTCCGATCTTGGGCGACGCGCTTTACGGCGCGGACGTTGAAACGGCGCGATCGTGGCTAGACAAGACGCTTAAACGCGCAGATCGCGTCGCCAAAACGGGCGCGGATCGTCTAATGCTTCACGCAGATTCGGTGGAGTTCTTTTACGGATCGCGTTTTTTTATTAAAAGCCGCGTCGATTTTGATAAAGCGGCTCTGTTGCGCGCCGTGAAAACCGACGTTGCGCGCTAA
- the rpmB gene encoding 50S ribosomal protein L28, with protein sequence MSRKCAVTGKSRQVGYKVSHANNKAKRVFNVNLRVVRITLEDGSTRKVRVAASTLRTLRKTSK encoded by the coding sequence ATGTCAAGAAAATGCGCCGTTACGGGCAAAAGCCGTCAAGTAGGCTACAAAGTCAGCCACGCCAACAACAAGGCGAAGCGAGTGTTTAACGTCAATCTGCGCGTCGTTCGCATTACGCTTGAAGACGGTTCTACCCGCAAAGTTAGAGTCGCGGCTTCCACGCTCCGCACGCTCCGCAAAACTTCAAAGTGA
- a CDS encoding YiiX family permuted papain-like enzyme: MGKIALVFVVLALFCDRSRGGDREIKEGDIIFQTSLSSQSEAIRLATKSEYSHAGLIFEENGKFYVFEAVKTVRMTPLETWIKRGKNGEYAIKRLKNADDILNAQTLSKLKETGKKFSGRDYDLAFEWSDEKIYCSELVWKIYAQGANIEIGKLQKLGDFDLSAEPVKLKLKERYGERIPLDEVVISPAAIFNSDLLDLVEVCPSDCR; this comes from the coding sequence TTGGGCAAAATAGCTTTAGTCTTTGTTGTGCTGGCATTGTTTTGCGATCGATCGCGCGGCGGCGATCGCGAGATAAAAGAGGGCGATATTATCTTTCAAACCTCGCTTTCCAGCCAGAGCGAAGCTATTCGGCTCGCTACGAAATCCGAGTATTCGCACGCGGGGCTGATTTTTGAGGAAAACGGCAAGTTTTATGTGTTCGAGGCGGTCAAAACCGTCAGAATGACGCCGCTTGAAACATGGATAAAAAGAGGCAAAAACGGCGAATACGCGATCAAAAGATTAAAAAACGCGGACGATATTCTGAACGCGCAAACGCTATCGAAATTAAAAGAGACGGGCAAAAAATTTAGCGGTAGGGATTACGATCTGGCGTTTGAGTGGAGCGACGAGAAAATCTACTGCTCGGAACTTGTCTGGAAAATCTACGCTCAAGGCGCGAATATCGAGATTGGAAAACTCCAAAAACTCGGCGATTTTGACCTAAGCGCCGAGCCTGTAAAACTGAAATTAAAAGAGCGCTACGGCGAGCGTATCCCGCTTGACGAGGTAGTTATATCGCCGGCGGCTATATTTAATAGCGATCTGCTCGATCTTGTTGAGGTATGCCCGTCGGATTGCCGTTAA
- a CDS encoding DUF4276 family protein, producing MHKRLAISVEGQTEQEFCEVVLKPYFQEKCIDIQPIVITTKRLNNGKKYRGGGNIGLQNVAKEVNRLLNSFDYVTTMYDYYGFKESAGRTVEQIEAEMRHHFNSQKFIPYIQKHEFETLLFSSPAICAEKIGESALAKDMQKVIDEFGDDIDSINNSETGAPSKRICDLFSNYGRRYNKIYYARVIAKDIGLDALRSSSNHFDEWIAEILKLSNC from the coding sequence ATGCATAAACGACTGGCAATTTCTGTCGAGGGACAGACGGAGCAAGAGTTTTGCGAGGTCGTTTTGAAGCCCTACTTCCAAGAAAAATGTATAGATATACAACCGATCGTAATTACGACAAAACGATTAAATAACGGCAAAAAATATCGCGGCGGCGGCAATATCGGTTTGCAAAATGTTGCAAAAGAGGTAAATAGATTGCTAAATAGTTTTGATTATGTAACTACAATGTATGATTATTACGGTTTTAAGGAAAGCGCCGGAAGAACTGTTGAACAAATCGAAGCGGAGATGCGTCATCATTTTAACTCTCAAAAATTTATTCCATATATACAAAAACACGAATTTGAAACGCTACTTTTTAGCAGCCCCGCGATATGCGCCGAAAAAATTGGCGAATCGGCGTTGGCAAAAGATATGCAAAAAGTTATCGATGAATTCGGCGACGATATTGATTCGATAAATAATTCTGAAACGGGGGCGCCGTCAAAGAGAATTTGCGATCTATTCAGTAATTATGGCAGACGATACAATAAAATCTATTACGCTCGCGTTATCGCGAAGGATATTGGTTTAGACGCGCTTAGGTCTTCAAGCAATCATTTCGACGAGTGGATCGCAGAAATTTTGAAGCTCTCAAATTGTTAA
- a CDS encoding NAD-binding protein, whose protein sequence is MFNRVKKFLHWQSASSPEMNVDGEIYDHLRPFRIPLIMLVLVTMFGTLGYVIIDNMSLIDAFYQTGITFTTVGFGEIAPISYTGRVFTVALIVLGFGIFTFSLGMLNEVLGRGKLIYLFKERSMLYKVARLKNHFVIFFHNEYAAELGKQLRAAHVPFVVVDGSEGFKDEAEQNKFPYYINEAPHLDSAILKSHLSSAKGAICLSKNVSDNIAMISSLRLYEREIGRKPFRILVSCENQSDAEKLKKLGADNVVSPTRLMAQRLSTIALRPEMENMLESFLYRRDTPLDMEEIEVPRKSWVIFKRLKETHLREITRVSVVGIKEKDGKFLPMPDGDAQIMIDSRMIIIGTSEGIGYFKKLIRKEDKPEELRYI, encoded by the coding sequence ATGTTTAACCGAGTAAAAAAGTTTCTTCACTGGCAGAGCGCGTCGAGTCCGGAAATGAATGTGGACGGCGAAATATACGATCATCTGCGCCCTTTTCGCATTCCGCTTATTATGCTCGTGCTGGTTACGATGTTCGGCACGCTAGGATATGTGATAATCGACAATATGTCGTTGATCGACGCCTTCTATCAAACCGGCATCACTTTTACCACCGTAGGTTTTGGCGAGATTGCGCCTATTTCATATACGGGTCGCGTATTTACCGTTGCGTTGATCGTGCTTGGGTTTGGTATCTTTACCTTCTCTTTGGGTATGCTAAACGAGGTTTTAGGACGCGGCAAGCTAATCTATCTTTTTAAGGAGCGATCGATGCTCTACAAAGTCGCAAGGCTGAAAAATCATTTCGTCATCTTCTTTCACAACGAATACGCCGCGGAGCTTGGCAAACAACTTCGCGCCGCGCACGTGCCGTTTGTCGTGGTTGACGGAAGCGAGGGCTTTAAAGACGAGGCGGAACAGAACAAGTTCCCCTACTATATCAACGAGGCGCCGCACCTAGACAGCGCTATTTTGAAATCGCACCTTTCAAGCGCCAAAGGCGCAATCTGTCTATCCAAAAACGTTTCGGACAACATAGCGATGATCAGCTCTTTGCGCCTTTACGAGCGCGAGATTGGGCGCAAGCCGTTTAGGATATTGGTAAGTTGCGAAAACCAAAGCGACGCGGAGAAGCTCAAAAAGTTGGGCGCCGACAACGTGGTTAGTCCCACTAGATTGATGGCGCAACGCCTTAGCACAATCGCGCTTCGCCCCGAAATGGAGAATATGCTAGAGAGCTTTCTGTATCGCCGCGACACGCCGTTAGATATGGAGGAGATTGAAGTGCCGCGTAAAAGCTGGGTTATTTTTAAGCGGCTCAAAGAGACTCACCTGCGCGAAATCACCCGCGTAAGCGTCGTGGGCATCAAGGAAAAAGACGGCAAGTTTTTGCCGATGCCGGACGGCGACGCTCAGATAATGATCGATTCTAGAATGATCATTATCGGAACAAGCGAAGGCATCGGTTACTTCAAAAAACTTATTCGCAAAGAAGATAAACCGGAGGAGCTAAGATATATTTGA